The Paroedura picta isolate Pp20150507F chromosome 6, Ppicta_v3.0, whole genome shotgun sequence genome segment GGGTTTGAGAACAAACAAAAGTTGACTATAATTCAAAGGTGGGGAATGTGATGTCAAAATGGGCTTAAGAACTGATGGGACTTTTCCTGCATGACATTTTAGATCTGTTAAGGTGATCGTGGATGTTCTCCTGAATATCAATGAACAAGGATGATGCTGACCATCAGCTTCAGCAACAACACTGTGAATCACCAGAACTTCATCCTCATTGGCATTCCTGGTATGCAGGAGCTCAACTCTTTGATGGCCTTCCCTCTCTGCGTGCTCTACATCCTGACCATCGTTGGAAACCTCATGATCCTCTTTGTCATCAAGACAGAGCAAAGTCTCCATGAGCCCATGTACCTCTTCCTCTCCATCCTCGCCTGCTCAGACCTGGGTTTTGCCATGTCCACCATGCCAACAATGCTGGGTGTTTACTGGTTTGACTACAGGGAGATGTCATTCAATGTCTGTCTCACGCAAATGTTCTTCATTCACACATTTGGAGTGGTGGAATCCGGCATCCTCGTGGCCATGGCCTTTGACCGCTTGGTTGCCATTCAATACCCTCTAAGATACACTTTACTTCTCCCCAATACTATCATTGTAAATTGGACTAGGCATATTGGCCAGAGgcttttttttctgcttccccctccccttccttattAAGAGGCTCCCATTTTGTGGGTCCAACGTCCTCTCTCACTCCTATTGTCTCCACCAGGATGTGATGCATTTGGCCTGTGCAGACACAACAGTTAATGTCTTGTATGGACTGGTTGGAGTCATTTGTACTTTATTTATTGATGTTGTGACCATCCTCGTCTCATACATTCTGATTCTGAAGACCGTTCTGAGCATCGCCTCCCGTGAGGAGCGTTCCAGGGCCCTG includes the following:
- the LOC143839280 gene encoding LOW QUALITY PROTEIN: olfactory receptor 51H1-like (The sequence of the model RefSeq protein was modified relative to this genomic sequence to represent the inferred CDS: inserted 2 bases in 1 codon) — encoded protein: MMLTISFSNNTVNHQNFILIGIPGMQELNSLMAFPLCVLYILTIVGNLMILFVIKTEQSLHEPMYLFLSILACSDLGFAMSTMPTMLGVYWFDYREMSFNVCLTQMFFIHTFGVVESGILVAMAFDRLVAIQYPLRYTLLLPNTIIVXIGLGILARGFFFCFPLPFLIKRLPFCGSNVLSHSYCLHQDVMHLACADTTVNVLYGLVGVICTLFIDVVTILVSYILILKTVLSIASREERSRALNTCASHVCTILIFYVPMIGASVVHRFGRHLPPLLHMMMANIYIAVPPTLNPIVYSVKTQQIRQRIRKMFQGKKIWN